In the Variovorax sp. S12S4 genome, one interval contains:
- the purU gene encoding formyltetrahydrofolate deformylase, whose translation MSAYILTLSCPDRVGIVHAVSGFLLERGGNIEEAAQYNDHDTGLFFMRVRFACSDHTEAALREQLATFGAGFGMNLQLHAAAQPMKTVILVSKEGHCLNDLLFRWKSGLLAIDVRAIISNHRDFYQLAASYNVPFHHIPVTAATKAQGEAKQLEIIEAEGAELVVLARYMQILSNDLCNSLAGRAINIHHSFLPSFKGAKPYYQAHDRGVKLIGATAHYVTADLDEGPIIEQDVARADHTDTVEDLTARGRDTESQVLARAVKWHSEHRVLLNGHRTVVFR comes from the coding sequence ATGAGTGCATACATCCTGACCCTTTCCTGCCCGGACCGCGTGGGCATCGTGCATGCCGTTTCGGGCTTTCTGCTCGAGCGCGGCGGCAACATCGAGGAAGCCGCCCAGTACAACGACCACGACACGGGCCTGTTCTTCATGCGCGTGCGCTTTGCCTGCAGCGACCACACCGAGGCGGCGTTGCGCGAACAGCTCGCCACCTTCGGCGCGGGCTTCGGCATGAACCTGCAGCTGCACGCCGCCGCCCAGCCGATGAAGACGGTGATCCTGGTCAGCAAGGAAGGCCACTGCCTGAACGACCTGCTGTTCCGCTGGAAGAGCGGGCTGCTCGCCATCGACGTGCGGGCCATCATCTCGAACCACCGCGACTTCTACCAGCTGGCCGCCAGCTACAACGTGCCGTTCCATCACATTCCCGTGACGGCCGCCACCAAGGCCCAGGGCGAGGCAAAGCAGCTTGAAATCATCGAGGCGGAAGGCGCCGAACTGGTGGTGCTCGCGCGCTACATGCAAATCTTGAGCAACGACCTGTGCAACAGCCTGGCCGGTCGTGCGATCAACATCCACCATTCGTTCCTGCCCAGCTTCAAGGGCGCCAAGCCCTACTACCAGGCGCACGACCGCGGCGTGAAGCTGATCGGCGCCACGGCCCACTACGTGACGGCCGACCTCGACGAAGGCCCGATCATCGAGCAGGACGTGGCGCGCGCCGACCACACCGATACGGTCGAAGACCTCACGGCCCGCGGCCGCGACACCGAAAGCCAGGTGCTGGCCCGCGCGGTGAAGTGGCACAGCGAACACCGCGTGCTGTTGAACGGGCACCGCACGGTCGTGTTCCGCTAG
- a CDS encoding ChaN family lipoprotein, whose protein sequence is MQSQPFPARAPRFLVPLLAAVVLAGCSAFSPGPDAPVAKRAAALLPADALILGEQHDAAEHHAIERETVEALASQGKLAALLLEMAEEGKSTARLDRTATEAQVQAALGWNDKAWPWRSYGPAVMAAVRAGVPVIGANMPRARMKNAMADVSLDVQLNGEAYTAQQDAVREGHCKLLPEAQIVPMTRIQVGRDRAMAQAIVKARQPGKTVLLISGAGHATKVLGVPQHLPTDVSVKTVRLQAGGDSPESNEDNKGAYDAVWRTPALPPKDYCAGMRAPA, encoded by the coding sequence ATGCAATCCCAACCCTTCCCCGCGCGGGCTCCCCGATTCCTGGTCCCCCTGCTCGCCGCCGTCGTGCTGGCAGGGTGCTCCGCCTTTTCGCCCGGCCCTGATGCGCCCGTGGCAAAGCGCGCCGCGGCGCTGCTGCCGGCGGACGCGCTCATCCTGGGCGAGCAGCACGATGCGGCCGAGCACCACGCCATCGAGCGGGAAACCGTCGAGGCGCTGGCGAGCCAGGGCAAGCTGGCCGCACTGCTGCTCGAAATGGCCGAGGAAGGCAAGAGCACCGCGCGTCTCGACCGCACGGCCACCGAAGCGCAGGTGCAAGCCGCCCTCGGCTGGAACGACAAGGCCTGGCCCTGGCGAAGCTATGGTCCGGCGGTGATGGCCGCCGTGCGCGCCGGCGTGCCCGTCATCGGCGCCAACATGCCGCGCGCGCGAATGAAGAACGCCATGGCCGACGTCTCGCTCGACGTGCAGCTCAACGGCGAGGCCTACACCGCGCAGCAGGACGCCGTGCGCGAGGGCCACTGCAAGCTGCTGCCCGAAGCCCAGATCGTGCCCATGACGCGCATCCAGGTCGGGCGCGACCGCGCCATGGCGCAAGCCATCGTCAAGGCCCGGCAGCCGGGCAAGACGGTGCTGCTGATCAGCGGCGCGGGGCACGCCACCAAGGTGCTGGGGGTGCCGCAGCACCTGCCGACCGATGTTTCGGTCAAGACGGTGCGGCTGCAGGCCGGCGGCGATTCACCCGAGTCGAACGAAGACAACAAGGGCGCCTACGACGCCGTGTGGCGCACGCCCGCCCTGCCGCCCAAAGACTACTGCGCGGGCATGCGGGCACCCGCGTAG
- a CDS encoding response regulator transcription factor, with amino-acid sequence MAPKSPFSLTDPDSAALGLLRLARTTACERFPKKLLERLVGLMGADHGAINIWHPRSFVASVGVGYDLSGMSADWYAIGGAELDFTTPAMHAQPLRAVCVNDDDPRWKQSHPSWRSFQARYGIHHQLGVSIPFEGSETFAHCYLNRGPASPRYGTAEVDALTALAPGIGEALLINRLYAGAHQGLEDTGSGDQPLAVTDNEGWILFPNGDFCRAWPRLAAMAKVSEPRLPKSWLEGERGAIRKLHAAGWQCEVTPAHGGLRVALRRNAPGTGAMLTPRQTEISRLYCAGYSGKDIATRLSVSPATVRVHLRETYSKLGVTSRSALRSALGL; translated from the coding sequence ATGGCGCCCAAGTCCCCGTTCTCTCTCACCGATCCGGACTCCGCGGCACTGGGCCTGCTGCGCCTTGCGCGCACTACTGCCTGCGAGCGCTTTCCGAAGAAACTGCTCGAACGGCTCGTCGGGCTGATGGGCGCCGACCATGGCGCCATCAACATCTGGCATCCGCGCAGCTTCGTGGCCTCGGTAGGCGTTGGCTACGACCTGTCTGGAATGAGCGCCGACTGGTATGCCATCGGCGGCGCCGAGCTCGACTTCACCACCCCCGCCATGCACGCACAGCCCCTGCGGGCGGTGTGCGTGAACGACGACGACCCCCGCTGGAAGCAGAGCCATCCGTCGTGGCGCAGCTTCCAGGCACGCTACGGCATTCACCATCAGCTGGGCGTGTCCATTCCGTTCGAAGGCAGCGAGACCTTCGCGCATTGCTACCTGAACCGCGGGCCCGCATCGCCGCGCTACGGCACAGCCGAGGTCGACGCGCTCACTGCGCTTGCGCCCGGCATCGGCGAGGCCCTGCTCATCAACCGCCTCTACGCCGGTGCGCACCAGGGCCTCGAAGACACCGGCAGCGGAGACCAGCCGCTGGCCGTGACCGACAACGAAGGCTGGATCCTCTTTCCCAATGGCGACTTCTGCCGCGCGTGGCCGCGGCTCGCCGCAATGGCGAAGGTGTCGGAACCGCGCCTGCCCAAGTCATGGCTGGAGGGCGAGCGCGGCGCAATCCGCAAGCTGCATGCGGCCGGATGGCAGTGCGAAGTCACACCCGCACATGGCGGGCTGCGTGTGGCGCTGCGCCGCAATGCGCCAGGCACCGGCGCCATGCTCACGCCGCGGCAAACCGAAATAAGCCGCCTCTATTGCGCCGGCTATTCGGGCAAGGACATTGCCACCCGCCTGTCCGTGTCGCCCGCCACCGTGCGCGTGCACTTGCGTGAAACCTATTCGAAGCTCGGCGTCACGAGCCGCAGCGCATTGCGCAGCGCCCTGGGGCTTTGA
- a CDS encoding aminotransferase class III-fold pyridoxal phosphate-dependent enzyme — MAYQDFNMGNQWLPFTPNRHFQKDPRVFVAADGMTFTTHDGKKVIDGISSLWCVGAGHNRKPINEAIKKQLDTLDYATAFQVSNDKAFKAAEMIASLAPGDLKKVLFCNSGSEAADTSMKVALAYHRARGEGHRNVFIGREKGYHGVGFGGMSVGGIPGNRKVFGSAFLPRVDHMRFIHDPVNHAYIHNEEPVWAEDPLVELETRILPLHDPSNIAAIIVEPVAGSAGWYLPPEGYLKRLREICDKHGILLIFDEVITGFGRMGTNFASDYFGVVPDMLNFAKCVTNGVIPLGGVICRDKLYDAMMKTDAPEHVVEFFHGYTYSGHPVACAAAIATLDLFKEENLFARAGEMGKVLGDAFHSAFKGLPNVIGIRSLGLAAAVELAPIAGTPGKRAYDIFLDCFHKGALVRPAGDVLVIAPPYIVEKQHIDTLVNALADSIKKFA; from the coding sequence ATGGCCTACCAGGACTTCAACATGGGCAACCAGTGGTTGCCCTTCACACCCAACCGCCACTTCCAGAAAGACCCGCGCGTCTTCGTGGCGGCCGACGGCATGACGTTCACCACGCACGACGGCAAGAAGGTGATCGACGGCATCTCGTCGCTGTGGTGCGTGGGCGCGGGCCACAACCGCAAGCCGATCAACGAGGCGATCAAGAAGCAGCTCGACACGCTCGACTACGCCACCGCTTTCCAGGTCAGCAACGACAAGGCTTTCAAGGCGGCGGAGATGATCGCCTCGCTGGCGCCGGGCGACCTGAAAAAGGTGCTGTTCTGCAATTCGGGCTCGGAGGCGGCCGACACCTCGATGAAGGTGGCGCTGGCCTATCACCGTGCGCGCGGCGAGGGGCACCGCAACGTGTTCATCGGCCGCGAGAAGGGCTATCACGGCGTGGGCTTCGGCGGCATGTCGGTGGGCGGCATTCCGGGCAACCGCAAGGTGTTCGGCTCGGCCTTCTTGCCGCGCGTGGACCACATGCGCTTCATTCACGATCCGGTGAACCACGCCTACATCCACAATGAAGAGCCGGTGTGGGCCGAAGACCCGCTGGTCGAGCTCGAGACGCGCATTCTTCCGCTGCACGACCCGAGCAACATCGCCGCCATCATCGTGGAGCCGGTGGCAGGTTCCGCAGGCTGGTACCTGCCGCCCGAGGGCTACCTGAAGCGCCTGCGCGAAATCTGCGACAAGCACGGCATCCTGCTGATCTTCGACGAGGTCATTACGGGCTTCGGACGTATGGGCACCAACTTCGCGTCGGACTATTTCGGCGTGGTGCCCGACATGCTCAACTTTGCCAAGTGCGTGACCAACGGCGTCATTCCGCTCGGCGGCGTGATCTGCCGCGACAAGCTCTACGACGCGATGATGAAGACCGACGCGCCCGAGCACGTGGTGGAGTTCTTCCACGGCTACACCTACTCGGGCCACCCGGTGGCCTGCGCCGCGGCCATTGCCACGCTCGACCTGTTCAAGGAAGAAAACCTGTTTGCGCGCGCAGGCGAAATGGGCAAGGTGCTGGGCGATGCGTTCCACAGCGCATTCAAGGGCCTGCCGAATGTGATCGGCATCCGCAGCCTCGGCCTCGCCGCGGCGGTGGAGCTTGCGCCGATTGCGGGCACGCCGGGCAAGCGCGCCTACGACATCTTTTTGGACTGCTTCCACAAGGGCGCGCTGGTGCGGCCCGCGGGCGACGTGCTGGTGATTGCGCCGCCCTACATCGTCGAAAAGCAGCACATCGACACGCTGGTCAATGCGCTGGCGGATTCGATCAAGAAATTCGCCTGA
- a CDS encoding BTH_I0359 family protein → MNAIDILTGPAMNMLYDSESFVVVHVQPNESDTPAQPNVPVLERHGFEIVDKRSGKEVYLDGSWAELFQQQIAAWQLNTPTQEEVEDTLEGYAELAHTPVLVH, encoded by the coding sequence ATGAACGCCATCGACATCCTCACAGGCCCCGCAATGAACATGCTCTATGACTCAGAGTCCTTCGTCGTCGTGCACGTGCAGCCGAACGAAAGCGACACACCCGCCCAGCCCAATGTGCCGGTCCTGGAACGCCACGGCTTCGAGATCGTCGACAAGCGCTCGGGCAAAGAGGTCTACCTCGACGGCTCGTGGGCCGAACTGTTCCAGCAGCAAATTGCCGCCTGGCAGCTCAATACGCCCACCCAGGAAGAGGTCGAGGACACGCTCGAAGGCTATGCCGAGCTGGCTCACACGCCGGTGCTGGTGCACTGA
- a CDS encoding AbrB family transcriptional regulator, which translates to MSLRFPVRVLATLLLALAAAEVCLALHTPLPWMIGPLLAVSLASIAGAPTASYTPLRNGGQWTIGTALGLYFTPQVVALVAGVWWAIALAIAWALLLGWGFGRWLHGLHAKRMPHVPAKSMRATTYFAGAIGGASEMTLLSESAGARTDLVAAAHSLRLVVVTITIPFAMQWSGLHGLEINPPMVREVNASGLLLLALATGIGGLAMRALGRTNPWFMGPLVVAMGFTIAGQALSAVPTWMSNTAQLVIAVSLGVRFSREFLYTAPRWLGSVALGTVVMLVVCAGAAWLLARATGLHPATMILGTSPGGIAEMSITAKVLQLGVPVVTAFQVCRLVAVLLLVGPMYRWIYGRK; encoded by the coding sequence GTGTCCCTTCGCTTTCCGGTTCGCGTGCTGGCCACGCTGTTGCTTGCACTCGCCGCGGCGGAAGTCTGCCTGGCTCTGCACACGCCCCTGCCATGGATGATCGGCCCGCTGCTCGCGGTGTCGCTGGCATCGATTGCCGGCGCCCCCACCGCGAGCTACACGCCGCTGCGCAACGGCGGGCAATGGACCATCGGCACCGCGCTGGGCCTCTACTTCACGCCGCAGGTGGTGGCGCTGGTGGCCGGCGTCTGGTGGGCCATTGCGCTCGCCATTGCCTGGGCCTTGCTGCTCGGCTGGGGCTTCGGGCGTTGGTTGCATGGGCTGCACGCCAAGCGAATGCCGCATGTACCGGCGAAATCGATGAGAGCGACAACTTACTTCGCCGGCGCCATCGGCGGCGCGTCGGAGATGACGCTGCTGTCCGAATCGGCCGGCGCGCGTACCGATCTGGTGGCGGCCGCGCACAGCCTGCGCCTGGTGGTGGTGACCATCACCATTCCGTTCGCCATGCAGTGGAGCGGGTTGCATGGGCTCGAAATCAATCCACCCATGGTGCGCGAGGTGAATGCGAGCGGGCTCCTGCTGCTTGCGCTGGCCACCGGCATCGGCGGCCTTGCGATGCGTGCGCTGGGCCGCACCAACCCGTGGTTCATGGGGCCGCTGGTGGTTGCCATGGGGTTCACCATCGCGGGCCAGGCGCTGTCGGCCGTGCCCACCTGGATGTCGAACACCGCGCAGCTGGTGATTGCCGTGAGCCTGGGCGTGCGCTTCAGCCGCGAGTTCTTGTACACGGCGCCGCGCTGGCTGGGTTCGGTGGCGCTGGGCACGGTCGTCATGCTGGTGGTGTGCGCAGGCGCCGCATGGCTGCTGGCCCGGGCGACGGGGCTGCACCCCGCCACGATGATCCTGGGCACTTCGCCGGGCGGCATTGCCGAAATGTCGATCACCGCCAAGGTCTTGCAGCTGGGGGTGCCGGTGGTCACGGCGTTTCAGGTGTGCCGGCTGGTGGCGGTGCTGCTGCTGGTGGGGCCGATGTACCGGTGGATCTACGGTCGGAAATGA
- a CDS encoding helix-turn-helix transcriptional regulator, translating into MRRWRIQPTADTTLPAAIVRDVLAGIGTPHLAANCLAAMHRVMPATFCTVFAVDATGRIEAVSAASSYGTTAERTAEGYVAQRFDLLDPNMTWLAKRKLPKRAQLWLGHQRAEEVADPAYRAACYGDVGIRERASVLLLTPTGQRVAVSFYRSLAQPEFDERDFAAIESHATLLAEATMAHGRSTVAAGNTVAPSLASRLLTLSLREREVIGHLMAGSTAKQTAREIGIELTTVRTHQYRAFRRLGIRTQKELLRAAAPKVLEPSLQPYRRTGRPGN; encoded by the coding sequence ATGAGACGCTGGCGCATTCAACCCACTGCCGACACCACGCTGCCCGCGGCCATCGTCCGCGACGTGCTGGCGGGCATCGGCACGCCGCATCTCGCAGCCAACTGCCTTGCGGCCATGCACCGCGTGATGCCAGCGACCTTCTGCACCGTGTTCGCGGTCGATGCGACCGGCCGCATCGAGGCCGTGTCGGCGGCCAGCAGCTACGGCACCACGGCCGAACGCACCGCCGAGGGCTATGTGGCGCAGCGCTTCGACCTGCTCGACCCCAACATGACCTGGCTCGCGAAGCGCAAGCTGCCCAAGCGCGCGCAGCTGTGGCTGGGCCACCAGCGCGCCGAGGAGGTGGCCGACCCCGCCTACCGCGCCGCCTGCTACGGCGACGTAGGCATTCGCGAACGTGCGTCGGTGCTGCTGCTGACACCCACCGGCCAGCGCGTGGCGGTGAGCTTCTACCGGAGCCTGGCGCAGCCTGAATTCGACGAGCGCGACTTCGCGGCAATCGAGAGCCACGCCACCCTGCTGGCCGAGGCCACGATGGCCCACGGCCGCAGCACGGTGGCGGCAGGGAACACGGTGGCGCCCTCCCTGGCCTCGCGCCTGCTGACCTTGAGCCTGCGGGAGCGCGAAGTCATCGGCCACCTGATGGCGGGCAGCACCGCCAAGCAGACGGCGCGCGAGATCGGCATCGAGCTGACGACGGTGCGCACCCATCAATACCGGGCGTTCCGGCGGCTGGGCATACGGACACAGAAAGAGCTGCTGCGCGCCGCGGCCCCAAAAGTTCTTGAGCCTAGTCTTCAGCCGTATCGGCGGACTGGTCGGCCTGGGAATTGA
- a CDS encoding YadA-like family protein: protein MRFRSRRRLGAGIALAFCAAAAAPAGAQVLNPNTCPGGTLYSSTDPGAYSGFSAHRDIVQQDCQSNMAGGSGAQAGIDLSSANTALGRDSSASGGQATALGRGSTAAGVSAAAVGANSNATGNGATAMGSNSSATANSATAIGSNTVASSGSATAVGNVANATGEAASAVGYRALASGDGSAAFGRESEASGDSSTALGDMATASGRSAMALGREARATSDFALAFGASARATDMGALAIGTASFASGFNSVAMGTGSSSSGAGSVAIGAGSTDGGRENVVSFGSTTDRRSLINIDGISAAGHVDAGGLSVNGNASVAGRLTSGSIDNLGGGITNAGRISGVTAGAVTATSTDAVNGSQLYAVRSTAEQALNLASQQGTQVQQITTQVTQNTQQITQHTEQIAEHAQQITQHTQQITQNTQQIEQQAVQIQAMVNGQLGVCTVNGGALQCSVQGQAAARAEGAGAAAIGNGSQATGNGALAVGRNAKALAAGAMALGDGSTASASNAVALGQGSVADRPDSVSVGNAATGYQRQITNVAPGVAASDAVNLAQMERAVAVSYGQARDFAARGVAQAMAMPSIPMLAPGRKWLGAAVGHYAGQSALGVAFAYQLDERWSVGAGLSAAAGNSAQLGGRLQAGYQW, encoded by the coding sequence ATGCGCTTTCGAAGCAGGCGCCGGCTGGGGGCCGGCATTGCATTGGCCTTTTGCGCGGCGGCGGCCGCACCGGCAGGTGCGCAGGTGCTCAACCCCAACACCTGCCCCGGCGGCACGCTCTACAGCAGCACCGACCCGGGCGCGTACTCGGGCTTCAGCGCGCATCGCGACATCGTGCAGCAGGACTGCCAGAGCAACATGGCGGGCGGATCGGGCGCGCAGGCCGGCATCGACCTGAGCAGCGCGAACACGGCTCTAGGGCGCGACAGCAGCGCAAGCGGCGGCCAGGCGACAGCACTCGGGCGCGGCAGCACTGCGGCGGGCGTTTCGGCCGCGGCAGTCGGCGCGAACAGCAACGCGACCGGCAACGGCGCCACCGCAATGGGCTCGAACAGCAGTGCGACTGCCAACTCGGCCACGGCCATAGGTTCGAACACCGTGGCCTCGAGCGGCTCGGCCACCGCGGTGGGCAACGTGGCCAACGCCACGGGCGAGGCGGCATCGGCAGTGGGCTATCGCGCGCTGGCATCTGGTGACGGATCTGCCGCATTCGGACGCGAAAGCGAGGCCAGCGGCGACAGCAGCACGGCGCTGGGCGACATGGCTACCGCCTCGGGACGCAGCGCAATGGCGCTCGGCCGCGAAGCCCGCGCCACGAGCGATTTCGCGCTGGCGTTTGGCGCCAGCGCAAGGGCGACCGACATGGGTGCCTTGGCCATCGGAACGGCAAGCTTCGCATCGGGTTTCAACAGCGTGGCAATGGGCACGGGCAGCAGCTCGAGCGGTGCGGGGTCGGTCGCCATCGGCGCTGGCAGCACGGACGGCGGGCGCGAGAACGTCGTTTCGTTCGGCAGCACGACGGACCGCCGCAGCCTGATCAACATCGACGGCATCAGCGCGGCGGGCCACGTCGACGCCGGCGGTCTTTCCGTGAACGGCAATGCTTCGGTGGCGGGGCGGCTGACCTCCGGCAGCATCGACAACCTGGGCGGCGGTATTACCAACGCTGGGCGCATCAGCGGCGTTACCGCCGGCGCGGTAACAGCGACCTCGACCGATGCGGTCAACGGAAGCCAGCTCTATGCGGTAAGGAGCACGGCCGAGCAGGCACTGAACCTGGCAAGCCAGCAGGGCACGCAGGTGCAGCAGATCACGACGCAGGTGACCCAGAACACCCAGCAGATCACTCAGCACACCGAACAGATCGCAGAGCACGCGCAACAGATCACGCAGCACACCCAGCAGATCACGCAGAACACACAGCAGATCGAGCAGCAGGCAGTGCAGATACAGGCCATGGTCAATGGCCAGTTGGGTGTCTGCACCGTCAATGGCGGCGCCCTGCAATGCTCGGTGCAGGGCCAGGCGGCTGCACGTGCGGAGGGCGCGGGTGCGGCGGCGATCGGCAATGGCTCGCAGGCCACCGGCAACGGTGCGCTTGCCGTGGGCCGCAACGCCAAGGCGCTTGCGGCCGGGGCCATGGCGCTGGGCGACGGCAGCACGGCCAGCGCGAGCAATGCGGTGGCGCTGGGCCAGGGATCGGTGGCCGACCGGCCCGACAGCGTGAGCGTGGGCAACGCGGCCACGGGCTACCAGCGGCAGATCACCAACGTGGCACCCGGCGTGGCGGCCAGCGATGCGGTCAACCTTGCGCAGATGGAGCGCGCGGTGGCCGTGTCTTACGGCCAGGCGCGCGACTTTGCCGCGCGCGGCGTGGCGCAGGCCATGGCGATGCCGTCGATCCCGATGCTCGCGCCCGGACGCAAATGGCTGGGCGCGGCGGTGGGGCACTACGCAGGGCAGTCGGCGCTGGGCGTGGCCTTTGCCTATCAGCTCGACGAGCGCTGGAGCGTGGGCGCGGGCCTGAGCGCGGCGGCGGGCAACAGCGCGCAGCTCGGCGGCAGGCTGCAGGCGGGCTACCAATGGTGA
- a CDS encoding fumarylacetoacetate hydrolase family protein has translation MKLATLKDGSRDGQLVVVSRDLTLAHYATGIASRLQQVLDDWGFMSPQLQDLYDAVNNGRARHSFPFDPSMCMAPLPRAYQWADGSAYLNHVELVRKARNAEVPESFYQDPLMYQGGSDDFLGPTDDIVVPNEAMGIDFEAEIAVITGDVKMGATPDQALDGIRLVMLANDVSLRNLIPAELAKGFGFFQSKPATAFSPVAVTLDEIGEAWQNGRVHLTLQSSWNGRKVGMCDAGPEMTFHFGQLIAHIAKTRNVRAGSIVGSGTVSNKGVEKNGRMDWPKGYSCIAEKRCIETIQGGEPVTEFMKFGDTIRIEMKGLDGHSLFGAIDQEVVSVAGRPKVAPVSLVNSQADQSADTAED, from the coding sequence ATGAAACTCGCCACCCTGAAGGACGGCTCCCGCGACGGCCAGCTCGTCGTCGTCTCGCGCGACCTCACGCTCGCCCACTACGCCACCGGCATTGCCAGCCGGCTGCAGCAGGTGCTGGACGACTGGGGCTTCATGAGCCCGCAGCTGCAGGACCTGTACGACGCGGTCAACAACGGCCGCGCGCGCCATTCCTTTCCGTTCGATCCCTCGATGTGCATGGCGCCGCTGCCGCGCGCCTACCAGTGGGCCGACGGCTCGGCGTACCTGAACCACGTCGAGCTGGTGCGCAAGGCGCGCAACGCCGAAGTGCCTGAAAGTTTCTATCAGGACCCGCTGATGTACCAGGGCGGCAGCGACGACTTTCTCGGCCCGACCGACGACATCGTGGTGCCGAACGAAGCCATGGGCATCGATTTCGAGGCCGAGATCGCGGTGATTACCGGCGACGTGAAGATGGGCGCCACGCCCGACCAGGCGCTCGACGGCATCCGGCTGGTGATGCTGGCCAACGACGTGAGCCTGCGCAACCTGATTCCGGCCGAGCTCGCCAAGGGCTTCGGCTTCTTCCAGAGCAAGCCCGCCACCGCCTTCAGCCCGGTGGCCGTGACGCTCGACGAAATCGGCGAGGCCTGGCAGAACGGCCGGGTGCACCTGACGCTGCAAAGCAGCTGGAACGGCCGCAAGGTCGGCATGTGCGACGCCGGGCCGGAGATGACCTTTCACTTCGGCCAGCTCATCGCCCACATCGCCAAGACGCGCAATGTGCGCGCCGGCAGCATCGTCGGCAGCGGCACCGTGAGCAACAAGGGCGTGGAAAAGAACGGCCGCATGGACTGGCCCAAGGGCTATTCGTGCATTGCCGAGAAGCGCTGCATCGAAACCATCCAGGGCGGCGAGCCCGTGACCGAGTTCATGAAGTTCGGCGACACGATCCGCATCGAGATGAAGGGGCTCGACGGCCACTCGCTGTTCGGCGCGATCGACCAGGAGGTGGTGTCGGTGGCGGGGCGGCCGAAGGTGGCGCCGGTGTCGCTGGTCAATTCCCAGGCCGACCAGTCCGCCGATACGGCTGAAGACTAG
- a CDS encoding DUF3108 domain-containing protein — translation MPTLAASPFSPLAPPARPSWRALAGLTLAVGLVHVLLLGLAPTAIGPDPSPLANKFTTRTIVIAPPAPEKPAAAAAAVAPAEAKPPPPVKPRRPREPSAPKPPTAPEPMPVPAPQVFEEPPPETRALTAQTAIDSGAAAPEPPASAPAGAALGGAGSTSNAGIGDGGAGGAASATAGNVVGPEALRIPGSVKLAFAVTGQQGSSPMQGVFGDLAWLQDGSSYDARLSLKFLFRTIRSQHSTGKIGPTGIEPDRFSEARKGEVASHFLRDQGQVMFSNNAPSVPLLPGAQDRLSVVMQLGGMLAGDPGRYPAGSRISIQTVGPRDAGVWVFNIEGEEQMTVPAGDYAVRKLTRSPRREFDDKIEIWLAPALGYLPVRMKQTQANGDFADMQLRESLPAGPSN, via the coding sequence ATGCCGACGCTTGCCGCCTCCCCGTTTTCGCCCCTTGCGCCCCCGGCACGCCCCTCGTGGCGGGCGCTCGCCGGGCTGACGCTGGCGGTGGGGCTGGTTCACGTTCTGCTGCTGGGGCTGGCGCCCACGGCCATCGGCCCGGATCCCTCGCCTCTTGCGAACAAGTTCACCACCCGGACGATCGTGATCGCGCCGCCCGCACCGGAAAAGCCGGCCGCTGCCGCCGCAGCTGTCGCCCCGGCTGAAGCCAAGCCACCGCCGCCCGTCAAACCGCGTCGGCCGCGCGAGCCTTCCGCGCCCAAGCCGCCGACGGCGCCCGAGCCCATGCCAGTCCCAGCACCCCAGGTTTTCGAAGAGCCTCCGCCGGAAACGCGTGCTCTCACGGCGCAAACCGCTATCGATTCAGGAGCAGCCGCTCCTGAGCCGCCGGCAAGCGCCCCGGCAGGTGCTGCGCTGGGCGGCGCGGGCAGCACAAGCAACGCCGGCATCGGGGACGGAGGAGCCGGAGGCGCCGCGAGCGCAACGGCCGGCAATGTCGTCGGCCCGGAGGCGCTGCGCATTCCCGGCTCGGTCAAGCTCGCCTTCGCGGTCACCGGCCAGCAGGGCTCATCGCCAATGCAAGGCGTTTTCGGCGACCTGGCCTGGCTGCAGGACGGCAGCAGCTACGACGCGCGGCTTTCTCTCAAATTCCTGTTCAGGACAATCCGCAGCCAGCACAGCACCGGCAAGATCGGCCCCACCGGCATCGAACCGGACCGCTTTTCGGAGGCCCGCAAGGGCGAGGTGGCTTCGCACTTCCTGCGCGACCAAGGCCAGGTGATGTTCAGCAACAACGCGCCCAGCGTGCCCCTGCTGCCCGGCGCGCAAGACCGGCTCAGCGTGGTGATGCAGCTCGGTGGCATGCTGGCGGGCGACCCGGGGCGGTATCCGGCCGGGAGCCGCATTTCCATCCAGACGGTCGGGCCGCGCGATGCCGGCGTCTGGGTCTTCAACATCGAAGGCGAAGAGCAAATGACCGTGCCGGCCGGCGACTACGCGGTGCGCAAGCTCACGCGCAGCCCCCGGCGCGAGTTCGACGACAAGATCGAAATCTGGCTCGCGCCGGCCCTTGGGTACCTGCCGGTGCGGATGAAACAGACACAGGCCAACGGCGATTTCGCCGACATGCAGTTGCGCGAATCCCTTCCGGCGGGGCCCTCGAACTAG